The Microcebus murinus isolate Inina chromosome 4, M.murinus_Inina_mat1.0, whole genome shotgun sequence genome has a segment encoding these proteins:
- the FXYD2 gene encoding sodium/potassium-transporting ATPase subunit gamma isoform X1, with amino-acid sequence MFNAPTSSLATPRLGSLPEAEAAGQGQLAEEMAGLSTDDGGSPKGDVDPFYYDYETVRNGGLIFAGLAFVVGLLIILSKRFRCGGNKQRRQVSEDNL; translated from the exons ATGTTTAATGCCCCCACCTCGTCCCTGGCCACCCCGCGGCTAGGTAGTCTCCCCGAAGCAGAGGCAGCAGGACAAGGGCAGCTGGCGGAGGAAATGGCAGGGCTGTCCACAGACGacg GTGGCAGCCCCAAGGGGGACGTGGACCCCTTCTACTATG ACTATGAGACTGTCCGCAACGGGGGCCTGATCTTCGCCGGCCTGGCCTTCGTCGTGGGGCTCCTCATCATCCTCA GCAAAAGATTCCGCTGTGGGGGCAACAAGCAGCGCAG GCAAGTCAGTGAAGACAACCTGTAA
- the FXYD2 gene encoding sodium/potassium-transporting ATPase subunit gamma isoform X2 → MDRWYLSGSPKGDVDPFYYDYETVRNGGLIFAGLAFVVGLLIILSKRFRCGGNKQRRQVSEDNL, encoded by the exons ATGGACAGGTGGTACCTGA GTGGCAGCCCCAAGGGGGACGTGGACCCCTTCTACTATG ACTATGAGACTGTCCGCAACGGGGGCCTGATCTTCGCCGGCCTGGCCTTCGTCGTGGGGCTCCTCATCATCCTCA GCAAAAGATTCCGCTGTGGGGGCAACAAGCAGCGCAG GCAAGTCAGTGAAGACAACCTGTAA
- the FXYD2 gene encoding sodium/potassium-transporting ATPase subunit gamma isoform X3 — protein sequence MGGDSGLEADGAPADRGGSPKGDVDPFYYDYETVRNGGLIFAGLAFVVGLLIILSKRFRCGGNKQRRQVSEDNL from the exons ATGGGGGGTGACTCAGGCTTGGAGGCCGATGGGGCACCTGCTGACCGAG GTGGCAGCCCCAAGGGGGACGTGGACCCCTTCTACTATG ACTATGAGACTGTCCGCAACGGGGGCCTGATCTTCGCCGGCCTGGCCTTCGTCGTGGGGCTCCTCATCATCCTCA GCAAAAGATTCCGCTGTGGGGGCAACAAGCAGCGCAG GCAAGTCAGTGAAGACAACCTGTAA
- the FXYD6 gene encoding FXYD domain-containing ion transport regulator 6: MEVVLIFLCSLLAPAVLASAAEQENEMDPFHYDYQTLRIGGLVFAVVLFSVGILLILSRRCKCSFNQKPRAPGDEEAQAENLITANATEPQKAEN; this comes from the exons ATGGAGGTGGTGCTGATCTTTCTGTGCAGCCTGCTGGCCCCTGCAGTCCTGGCCAGTG CTGCCGAGCAGGAGAATGAAATGGACCCTTTCCATTACG ACTACCAGACGCTGAGGATTGGGGGATTGGTGTTTGCTGTGGTCCTCTTCTCGGTCGGGATCCTCCTCATCCTGA GTCGCAGGTGCAAGTGCAGTTTCAATCAGAAGCCCCG GGCTCCAGGAGATGAGGAAGCCCAGGCGGAGAACCTCATCACCGCAAATG CAACAGAGCCCCAGAAAGCAGAGAACTGA